The Pyrococcus horikoshii OT3 genome includes a window with the following:
- a CDS encoding DNA-methyltransferase yields the protein MVEIKIVFGSSENMEEIPDNSVHLVVTSPPYYNAPFDFPGLFSSYEEYLNLLRKVGKELMRVLQPGRYACFVTQDVRIEGKLYPIVSDLIHIMVHELGFEYQDKIIWRKPEGYIRISRRSGVLIQHPYPMYYYPDNIYEEVVIFKKPGKFDRSAVPPEIREKSKISISKFQAEKWYLSVWDIKNVLPHEKWSKYTAPFPEELAERLIRLYSYVGETVLDPFLGSGTTCVVSRKLHRNCIGYEIDLELREIIEERLGLTTKSLTNFIKTGEEDRVEILVRPDAKTLRRKLREEINRKLENKGRKS from the coding sequence ATGGTGGAGATCAAGATCGTTTTTGGTAGCTCTGAAAATATGGAGGAGATTCCAGATAACAGTGTTCACTTAGTGGTAACTTCACCACCCTATTATAATGCACCGTTCGATTTCCCAGGGTTGTTCAGTAGCTATGAGGAGTACCTTAACCTACTTAGGAAAGTTGGAAAGGAGTTGATGAGGGTTCTTCAGCCAGGTAGATATGCCTGCTTTGTTACGCAGGATGTTAGGATTGAGGGTAAATTGTACCCAATTGTCTCCGATCTGATACATATAATGGTTCATGAACTTGGATTTGAGTACCAAGATAAGATCATTTGGAGAAAGCCCGAAGGTTACATCAGGATAAGTAGGCGTAGTGGAGTTTTAATCCAGCATCCGTACCCCATGTATTATTACCCGGATAATATATACGAAGAGGTAGTGATCTTCAAGAAACCTGGAAAATTCGATAGATCCGCTGTACCCCCAGAGATCAGGGAAAAGAGTAAGATAAGCATATCAAAGTTCCAGGCCGAGAAGTGGTACCTTTCAGTGTGGGATATAAAAAACGTCCTCCCGCATGAGAAATGGAGTAAGTACACAGCCCCATTCCCAGAGGAACTCGCCGAAAGGCTAATAAGACTCTACAGTTACGTTGGTGAGACAGTTTTAGATCCCTTCCTGGGGTCTGGAACGACGTGCGTTGTTTCCAGAAAGTTGCATCGAAATTGCATAGGGTACGAAATAGACCTAGAGCTTAGGGAGATTATAGAGGAGAGACTCGGCTTAACTACTAAGAGTTTAACAAATTTCATAAAAACGGGAGAGGAGGACAGGGTGGAGATACTCGTTAGACCTGATGCCAAGACACTTAGGAGGAAACTTAGAGAAGAGATAAACAGGAAATTGGAAAATAAAGGTAGGAAGAGTTAA